One genomic region from Jiangella sp. DSM 45060 encodes:
- the gabT gene encoding 4-aminobutyrate--2-oxoglutarate transaminase produces MPLTQIRKVVTAIPGPRSVALMTRKAQAVAPGVATTMPVFAVEAAGGIVRDADDNQLIDLGSGIAVTTVGVSAPRVVEAVAAQAAAFTHTCFMVTPYEAYVQVAEALNRLTPGEHEKRTVLFNSGAEAVENAVKIARTYTGKQAVVVFDHAYHGRTNLTMAMTAKSAPYKNGFGPFAPEVYRAPLSYPYRDGGTDGAAAARRAIDVIETQVRAENLAAVVIEPIQGEGGFIVPAPGFLAALAEWCGANGVVFVADEVQSGLARTGAMYACEHEDVVPDLVVTAKGVADGLPLSAVTGRAEIMDAPKGGGLGGTYGGNPLACAAALATIATIEADGLIERARKIGAVLRDRLEGLAATDPRIGDVRGRGAMMAVELVGPDGAPDAALARAVAAGCHARGVIVLTCGTYGNVLRLLPPLVIDDELLHDGLDVLEEALGGRP; encoded by the coding sequence ATGCCGCTGACCCAGATCCGGAAGGTCGTGACGGCCATCCCCGGCCCGCGATCCGTCGCGTTGATGACCCGCAAGGCCCAGGCGGTCGCGCCCGGCGTGGCCACGACGATGCCCGTCTTCGCCGTCGAGGCGGCCGGCGGCATCGTGCGCGACGCCGACGACAACCAGCTCATCGACCTCGGGTCGGGCATCGCCGTGACGACGGTCGGCGTCAGCGCGCCGCGGGTGGTCGAGGCCGTCGCCGCGCAGGCCGCCGCGTTCACCCACACCTGCTTCATGGTGACGCCGTACGAGGCGTACGTGCAGGTCGCCGAGGCCCTGAACCGGCTGACCCCGGGCGAGCACGAGAAGCGCACCGTGCTGTTCAACTCCGGCGCCGAGGCGGTCGAGAACGCCGTCAAGATCGCCCGCACCTACACCGGCAAGCAGGCCGTCGTCGTGTTCGACCACGCCTACCACGGCCGCACCAACCTCACGATGGCCATGACGGCCAAGTCGGCGCCGTACAAGAACGGCTTCGGCCCGTTCGCGCCCGAGGTGTACCGGGCGCCGCTGTCCTACCCGTACCGCGACGGCGGCACCGACGGCGCCGCGGCCGCGCGGCGGGCGATCGACGTCATCGAGACGCAGGTCCGCGCCGAGAACCTGGCCGCCGTCGTCATCGAGCCGATCCAGGGCGAGGGCGGGTTCATCGTCCCGGCGCCGGGCTTCCTCGCGGCGCTGGCCGAGTGGTGCGGCGCGAACGGCGTGGTCTTCGTGGCCGACGAGGTGCAGTCCGGCCTCGCCCGCACCGGCGCCATGTACGCGTGCGAGCACGAGGACGTCGTCCCGGACCTCGTCGTGACGGCGAAGGGCGTCGCCGACGGGCTGCCGCTGTCGGCCGTCACCGGGCGCGCGGAGATCATGGACGCCCCCAAGGGCGGCGGCCTGGGCGGCACCTACGGCGGCAACCCGCTGGCCTGCGCGGCCGCGCTCGCCACCATCGCCACCATCGAGGCCGACGGGCTGATCGAGCGGGCCCGGAAGATCGGCGCGGTGCTCCGCGACCGGCTGGAGGGCCTGGCCGCCACCGACCCGCGCATCGGCGACGTCCGTGGGCGCGGCGCGATGATGGCGGTCGAGCTGGTCGGCCCGGACGGCGCGCCGGACGCGGCGCTGGCCCGGGCCGTGGCCGCCGGCTGCCACGCCCGCGGCGTCATCGTGCTGACCTGCGGCACCTACGGCAACGTGCTGCGGCTGTTGCCGCCGCTGGTGATCGACGACGAGCTGCTGCACGACGGACTGGACGTGCTCGAAGAGGCCCTGGGAGGCCGGCCGTGA
- a CDS encoding NAD-dependent succinate-semialdehyde dehydrogenase has translation MTTLTTDGLAAHLDQLDPANGVFVGGRWRPAAATFAVDDPATGDVLAAVSDATVRDAADAVTAAAAAAPGWRRTAPRRRAEALRRAYELMTADADRLTMLIAAENGKSLADAAGEVTYAAEFFRWFSEETARTSGSYGESPAGDTRIVVTHRPVGVAALVTPWNFPAAMATRKIAPALAAGCTVVLKPASQTPLTALAIARILADAGVPDGVVNVVPTTDSRGVVAAWLADPRVRKISFTGSTEVGRALLKQAADRVVNSSMELGGNAPFIVTADADLDEAVAGAMVAKFRNGGQACTAANRFYVHEQVADAFVAKLGAAVEALTVGPATTGAQIGPLISATAVADVRALVDAAVAGGATVTHRATVPAGLTGHFVAPVVLRDVPPDSPVVTEEIFGPVAPVVTWRHEDELLGMVNGSEYGLAAYVYAGDLRRALRLAEAVDAGMVGVGRGLVSDPAAPFGGVKQSGLGREGARQGLEEFTETQYFSIGWSGA, from the coding sequence GTGACCACCCTGACGACGGACGGCCTGGCCGCCCACCTGGACCAGCTCGACCCGGCCAACGGCGTCTTCGTCGGGGGCCGCTGGCGGCCCGCGGCGGCCACCTTCGCCGTCGACGACCCCGCTACCGGTGACGTGCTGGCCGCCGTCAGCGACGCGACAGTGCGGGACGCCGCCGACGCGGTGACCGCCGCGGCCGCGGCCGCGCCCGGCTGGCGGCGCACGGCGCCCCGGCGGCGGGCGGAGGCGCTGCGCCGCGCCTACGAGCTGATGACGGCCGACGCGGACCGGCTGACGATGCTGATCGCGGCCGAGAACGGCAAGTCGCTGGCCGACGCGGCCGGCGAGGTCACGTACGCCGCCGAGTTCTTCCGCTGGTTCTCCGAGGAGACGGCCCGGACGTCGGGCAGCTACGGCGAGTCGCCGGCCGGCGACACCCGCATCGTCGTGACGCACCGGCCGGTAGGCGTCGCCGCGCTGGTCACGCCGTGGAACTTCCCCGCGGCGATGGCCACCCGCAAGATCGCGCCCGCGCTCGCGGCCGGGTGCACGGTCGTGCTCAAGCCCGCGTCGCAGACCCCGCTGACGGCGCTCGCCATCGCCCGCATCCTGGCCGACGCCGGCGTCCCCGACGGCGTCGTGAACGTGGTCCCGACGACGGACTCCCGCGGCGTCGTCGCGGCGTGGCTGGCCGACCCGCGGGTCCGCAAGATCTCCTTCACCGGCTCGACCGAGGTCGGGCGGGCGCTGCTCAAGCAGGCCGCGGACCGGGTGGTGAACTCGTCGATGGAGCTGGGCGGGAACGCGCCGTTCATCGTCACCGCGGACGCCGACCTCGACGAGGCGGTCGCCGGCGCGATGGTGGCGAAGTTCCGCAACGGCGGCCAGGCCTGCACGGCCGCCAACCGGTTCTACGTCCACGAGCAGGTGGCCGACGCGTTCGTCGCGAAGCTCGGCGCGGCCGTCGAAGCCCTGACCGTCGGCCCGGCCACGACCGGCGCGCAGATCGGCCCGCTCATCTCCGCCACCGCGGTCGCCGACGTGCGGGCGCTGGTCGACGCGGCTGTCGCCGGTGGCGCGACGGTGACCCATCGGGCCACCGTGCCCGCGGGGCTGACCGGGCACTTCGTCGCCCCGGTCGTGCTGCGTGACGTGCCGCCGGACTCGCCGGTCGTCACCGAGGAGATCTTCGGGCCGGTCGCCCCGGTCGTGACCTGGCGACACGAGGACGAGCTGCTGGGCATGGTGAACGGCAGCGAGTATGGTCTGGCCGCCTACGTCTACGCCGGTGACCTGCGGCGGGCGCTGCGCCTCGCCGAGGCCGTCGACGCGGGCATGGTCGGCGTGGGCCGCGGGCTGGTCTCCGACCCGGCGGCGCCGTTCGGCGGCGTGAAGCAGAGCGGGCTCGGCCGGGAGGGCGCCCGGCAGGGCCTGGAGGAGTTCACCGAGACCCAGTACTTCAGCATCGGATGGAGCGGCGCATGA
- a CDS encoding aminobutyraldehyde dehydrogenase produces MTTVQNFVGGESAPAASGATMPLVDPSTGETYGEAPLSGEADVAAAYEAAAKAFTGWRRSTPAERQKALLGIADEVERHADELVAAEGRDTGKPAHLTAAEEIPPMADQLRFFAGAARVLEGRSAGEYLAGHTSWVRREPIGVIGQVTPWNYPMMMAVWKFAPAIAAGNTVVLKPSDTTPVTTVLLAELAARHLPPGVLNVVAGDRSTGAAVVAHPAAQMVSITGSVAAGRAVAAGAGERLQRTHLELGGKAPVIVFPDADLAAAAATIAEAGYFNAGQDCTAATRVLVHESAAADFTAALTDQAAQARTTYGARPGDEDAWIPPVNNAQQLDRVLGAIARTPDHATVTTGGARQGSTGFYVEPTVIAGLRQDDWLTQHEIFGPVITVQTFRTEDEAVELANGVEYGLASSVWTANVQVALRVSAELDFGCVWINTHIPLVAEMPHGGFKSSGHGKDLSVYGLEDYTRIKHVMASLG; encoded by the coding sequence ATGACCACGGTCCAGAACTTCGTCGGCGGCGAGTCGGCGCCGGCCGCGTCGGGCGCGACGATGCCCCTGGTCGATCCGTCCACCGGTGAGACCTACGGCGAGGCGCCGCTGTCCGGCGAGGCCGACGTCGCCGCCGCCTACGAGGCGGCGGCGAAGGCGTTCACCGGGTGGCGGCGCAGCACGCCGGCCGAGCGGCAGAAGGCGCTGCTCGGCATCGCCGACGAGGTCGAGCGGCACGCCGACGAGCTGGTGGCGGCCGAGGGCCGCGACACCGGCAAGCCGGCGCACCTCACGGCGGCGGAGGAGATCCCGCCGATGGCCGACCAGCTGCGCTTCTTCGCCGGTGCGGCCCGTGTCCTCGAGGGCCGGTCCGCGGGGGAGTACCTGGCGGGTCACACCTCGTGGGTGCGCCGCGAGCCGATCGGCGTGATCGGCCAGGTGACGCCGTGGAACTACCCGATGATGATGGCCGTCTGGAAGTTCGCCCCGGCCATCGCGGCGGGCAACACGGTGGTGCTCAAGCCGAGCGACACCACGCCGGTGACGACGGTGCTGCTGGCCGAGCTGGCCGCGCGGCACCTGCCGCCGGGCGTGCTGAACGTCGTCGCGGGCGACCGGAGCACCGGCGCGGCCGTCGTCGCCCATCCGGCGGCGCAGATGGTCTCGATCACCGGCTCGGTCGCGGCCGGGCGCGCGGTGGCGGCCGGCGCCGGCGAACGGCTGCAGCGCACGCACCTGGAGCTGGGCGGCAAGGCGCCGGTCATCGTCTTCCCCGACGCCGACCTCGCGGCCGCCGCCGCGACCATCGCCGAGGCCGGCTACTTCAACGCCGGCCAGGACTGCACCGCCGCCACCCGCGTGCTCGTCCACGAGTCCGCGGCCGCCGACTTCACCGCGGCGCTGACCGACCAGGCGGCCCAGGCGCGGACCACGTACGGCGCGCGGCCCGGCGACGAGGACGCCTGGATCCCGCCGGTGAACAACGCCCAGCAGCTCGACCGCGTCCTCGGCGCCATCGCCCGGACGCCGGACCACGCCACCGTGACCACCGGCGGCGCCCGCCAGGGCAGCACCGGTTTCTACGTCGAGCCGACCGTCATCGCCGGCCTGCGCCAGGACGACTGGCTCACCCAGCACGAGATCTTCGGCCCGGTCATCACGGTTCAGACCTTCCGCACCGAGGACGAGGCCGTCGAGCTGGCCAACGGCGTCGAGTACGGCCTGGCCTCCTCGGTGTGGACGGCGAACGTGCAGGTGGCGCTGCGGGTGTCGGCCGAGCTGGACTTCGGCTGCGTGTGGATCAACACCCACATCCCGCTGGTCGCGGAGATGCCGCACGGCGGCTTCAAGTCGTCCGGCCACGGCAAGGACCTGTCGGTCTACGGTCTCGAGGACTACACCCGCATCAAGCACGTCATGGCGTCGCTGGGCTGA
- a CDS encoding primary-amine oxidase: MSVHPLDPLTADEIDLVRELLTSAHGVGAGWRYASIETVEPAKADLAAYADGGPLPPRRAEVVCFRRRDGETHRARVDLSAAAVESFEPVPGVQPNFTIDEWEECDHMLRHHPDVVAALAGRGITDLSAVFIDTWTYGGALVPDAYAGRRLGWSDVWVRRVAGGNPYAGPVNGLHFVVDVGAMELLEIEDTYAVPRPEIMGEYRPHLLPEALRGHRPPRAPLEVTQPGGPGFSVDGHEVSWQNWRLRIGFNHREGLTLHQVGYTDAGRERPIAHKLSFAEMMVPYRDPGVDHYRRTAFDIGEWGLGFLTQSLRLGCDCLGEIRYLDATMHDSTGRPYTIANAICLHEEDSAVGWKHVDHDGAAEVRRQRRFVVSFHVTVANYEYLTYWRFYEDGSIECEVRATGIMVVSHLPEGAAHPHGTLVDTRTYAPVHQHFVVARLDLDVDGTDNTVVRSETVTDPIGPANPYGLGVRQVKAPIVVEGPDDYAWETQRAWSVVNPDSLNAHGTPVGYKLVPGAAIPSFFDPASPVFQRAEVVGHTVWVTPHDPDQRWPAGEFVNQGGPGMGMPQWVAARRATDRTDVVLWYVFGIHHIPRPEDWPVMPVDTISFWLKPSGFFDRNPALDVEPHPAPHCHAPVTPPPTST; the protein is encoded by the coding sequence GTGAGTGTGCACCCGCTGGATCCGTTGACGGCGGACGAGATCGACCTCGTCCGGGAGCTGCTGACGTCGGCGCACGGCGTCGGCGCGGGCTGGCGGTACGCGTCGATCGAGACCGTCGAGCCGGCCAAGGCCGACCTGGCGGCGTACGCGGACGGCGGGCCGCTGCCGCCCCGGCGCGCCGAGGTGGTCTGCTTCCGGCGCCGCGACGGCGAGACGCACCGCGCGCGGGTGGACCTGTCCGCCGCGGCCGTCGAGTCGTTCGAGCCGGTGCCCGGTGTGCAGCCGAACTTCACCATCGACGAGTGGGAGGAGTGCGACCACATGCTCCGCCACCACCCCGACGTGGTGGCGGCGCTGGCCGGGCGCGGCATCACCGACCTGTCGGCGGTGTTCATCGACACCTGGACGTACGGCGGCGCGCTGGTGCCCGACGCGTACGCCGGGCGCCGGCTGGGCTGGTCGGACGTGTGGGTGCGGCGGGTGGCCGGCGGCAACCCGTACGCGGGCCCCGTCAACGGGCTGCACTTCGTCGTCGACGTCGGCGCGATGGAGCTGCTGGAGATCGAGGACACCTACGCGGTGCCGCGACCGGAGATCATGGGCGAGTACCGCCCGCACCTGCTGCCCGAGGCGTTGCGCGGCCACCGCCCGCCGCGCGCGCCGCTCGAGGTGACCCAGCCCGGCGGCCCGGGGTTCAGCGTCGACGGGCACGAGGTCAGCTGGCAGAACTGGCGGCTGCGCATCGGGTTCAACCACCGCGAAGGGCTGACGCTGCACCAGGTCGGCTACACCGACGCCGGCCGGGAACGGCCGATCGCGCACAAGCTCTCGTTCGCCGAGATGATGGTCCCGTACCGCGATCCCGGCGTCGACCACTACCGCCGCACCGCCTTCGACATCGGCGAGTGGGGCCTGGGCTTCCTCACCCAGTCGCTGCGACTGGGCTGCGACTGCCTGGGCGAGATCCGCTACCTCGACGCGACGATGCACGACTCGACCGGCCGGCCGTACACCATCGCGAACGCGATCTGCCTGCACGAGGAGGACTCCGCCGTCGGCTGGAAGCACGTCGACCACGACGGCGCCGCGGAGGTGCGGCGGCAGCGGCGGTTCGTGGTGTCCTTCCACGTCACCGTCGCCAACTACGAGTACCTGACGTACTGGCGGTTCTACGAGGACGGCAGCATCGAGTGCGAGGTGCGGGCGACCGGGATCATGGTGGTCTCGCACCTCCCCGAGGGCGCCGCCCATCCGCACGGGACGCTCGTCGACACCCGCACGTACGCGCCGGTCCACCAGCACTTCGTCGTCGCCCGGCTGGACCTCGACGTCGACGGGACGGACAACACGGTGGTGCGCTCGGAGACGGTGACCGACCCGATCGGCCCGGCGAACCCGTACGGCCTCGGCGTCCGGCAGGTGAAGGCGCCGATCGTCGTCGAAGGGCCGGACGACTACGCCTGGGAGACCCAGCGCGCGTGGTCGGTGGTCAACCCGGACTCGCTCAACGCGCACGGCACGCCCGTCGGGTACAAGCTGGTCCCCGGCGCGGCCATCCCGTCGTTCTTCGACCCCGCCTCGCCGGTGTTCCAGCGGGCCGAGGTGGTCGGCCACACCGTCTGGGTCACCCCGCACGACCCGGACCAGCGCTGGCCGGCCGGCGAGTTCGTCAACCAGGGCGGTCCCGGCATGGGCATGCCGCAGTGGGTGGCGGCGCGACGCGCGACGGACCGCACCGACGTGGTGCTGTGGTACGTGTTCGGCATCCACCACATCCCGCGCCCCGAGGACTGGCCGGTGATGCCGGTGGACACGATCTCGTTCTGGCTCAAGCCGTCGGGGTTCTTCGACCGCAACCCCGCGCTGGACGTCGAGCCGCACCCGGCGCCGCATTGTCACGCACCGGTCACACCGCCCCCCACGAGTACGTGA
- a CDS encoding Lrp/AsnC family transcriptional regulator, whose amino-acid sequence MVNGSRPQQVELDEIDKAIIRVLQVDGRIAYSKLGPQVGLSRAAARQRVQRLIDSGAIEVVAVSEPLKMGFDVQAMIGINVDGDLQEVASALAAVEEVVYVVLSAGRYDILIEVLGRDPGELLRILNDVIRRTPGVRSTELFTYLKIEKVTYSWGAV is encoded by the coding sequence GTGGTCAACGGATCGCGTCCGCAGCAGGTCGAACTCGACGAGATCGACAAGGCGATCATCCGCGTCCTCCAGGTCGACGGACGCATCGCCTACTCGAAGCTGGGCCCCCAGGTGGGCCTCTCCCGCGCGGCCGCCCGGCAACGCGTCCAGCGCCTCATCGACAGCGGCGCCATCGAGGTGGTGGCCGTCTCCGAGCCGCTCAAGATGGGCTTCGACGTCCAGGCCATGATCGGCATCAACGTCGACGGCGACCTCCAGGAGGTCGCGTCGGCGCTGGCGGCGGTCGAGGAGGTCGTCTACGTGGTGCTGTCGGCCGGGCGCTACGACATCCTCATCGAGGTCCTCGGCCGCGACCCGGGCGAGCTGCTGCGCATCCTCAACGACGTCATCCGCCGCACGCCCGGGGTGCGCAGCACCGAGCTGTTCACCTACCTGAAGATCGAGAAGGTCACGTACTCGTGGGGGGCGGTGTGA
- a CDS encoding amidase, with the protein MSDIAALDAVGQAELVRSGDVTPHDLLDAAIKRIEQVNPQVNAVITTMYDEAAAQIEAGLPDGPFTGVPFLLKDGGAVGYAGTRLTSGSRYLLDNVSAEDGPLTRRYRAAGLVCSGKTNLPEFGLQPTTEPEAFGPTRNPWNPALTAGGSSGGAAAAVATRMVPMANASDSGGSIRIPASCCGVFGMKPTRLRIASARRHLGVSMRMAFLSENSITVSVRDSAALLDATAGPAPGDPFIAPRPERPYLEEVSRDPGRLRIVVSRRSPMGTPLDADTLAAVDDAARLCESLGHIVEEGVPTLDVGGLSGPFAAVSAGGLAWDIARLERSTGKPAVEELFEPATWELIQRGRSTTTSVSDFMDALAELQTLCDDLAAFQAPYDVWLTPTTGSTPPPLGTFASTADDPTRGMRASAGFVAFTSLINVSGQPAMTVPLYWTDDGVPIGAHFVGPYGDEGMLFRLAAQLERARPWAGRIPPLGVAA; encoded by the coding sequence ATGAGTGACATCGCCGCATTGGATGCCGTCGGACAGGCCGAGCTGGTCCGTTCCGGCGACGTGACCCCACACGACCTGCTCGACGCGGCGATCAAGCGCATCGAGCAGGTCAACCCGCAGGTCAACGCCGTCATCACCACGATGTACGACGAGGCCGCGGCACAGATCGAGGCAGGACTGCCGGACGGCCCGTTCACCGGGGTGCCGTTCCTGCTCAAGGACGGCGGCGCCGTCGGGTACGCCGGCACCCGGCTGACGTCCGGCAGCCGCTACCTGCTCGACAACGTCTCCGCCGAGGACGGGCCGCTCACCCGCAGGTACCGGGCGGCCGGGCTGGTCTGCTCCGGCAAGACCAACCTGCCGGAGTTCGGCCTGCAGCCGACCACCGAGCCGGAGGCGTTCGGCCCGACCCGCAACCCGTGGAACCCCGCGCTGACGGCCGGCGGGTCCAGCGGCGGCGCGGCCGCCGCGGTCGCGACCCGCATGGTGCCGATGGCCAACGCCAGCGACAGCGGCGGGTCCATCCGCATCCCGGCGTCGTGCTGCGGCGTCTTCGGCATGAAGCCGACGCGGCTGCGCATCGCGTCCGCGCGCCGGCACCTCGGCGTCTCCATGCGCATGGCGTTCCTCAGCGAGAACTCCATCACGGTGTCGGTGCGCGACTCCGCGGCGCTGCTGGACGCCACCGCCGGGCCGGCGCCCGGCGATCCGTTCATCGCGCCGCGGCCGGAGCGGCCGTACCTCGAGGAGGTGTCCCGCGACCCGGGCCGGCTGCGGATCGTCGTCAGCCGCCGCTCGCCGATGGGCACGCCGCTCGACGCCGACACGCTGGCCGCCGTCGACGACGCCGCCCGGCTGTGCGAGAGCCTGGGCCACATCGTCGAGGAGGGCGTGCCCACCCTCGACGTCGGCGGCCTGTCCGGCCCGTTCGCCGCCGTGTCGGCCGGCGGGCTGGCCTGGGACATCGCCCGGCTGGAGCGCTCGACCGGCAAGCCGGCCGTCGAGGAGCTGTTCGAGCCGGCCACCTGGGAACTGATCCAGCGCGGCCGGTCCACGACCACCTCCGTCAGCGACTTCATGGACGCGCTGGCCGAGCTGCAGACGCTGTGCGACGACCTGGCCGCGTTCCAGGCGCCGTACGACGTGTGGCTCACCCCGACCACGGGCAGCACGCCGCCGCCGCTGGGCACGTTCGCGTCGACGGCCGACGACCCCACCCGCGGCATGCGTGCGTCGGCCGGCTTCGTCGCCTTCACGTCGCTCATCAACGTCAGCGGCCAGCCGGCCATGACCGTGCCGCTGTACTGGACCGACGACGGCGTGCCGATCGGCGCGCACTTCGTGGGGCCCTACGGCGACGAGGGGATGCTGTTCCGCCTCGCCGCGCAACTCGAGCGGGCCCGCCCGTGGGCCGGCCGTATCCCGCCACTCGGCGTCGCCGCCTGA
- a CDS encoding S9 family peptidase, producing the protein MTTAVPSVNPLFPGQHWTSHQFIADEVMDDQFKHHLGMMLFGMSDLGECLEVARSIAVDDEESWIQAWTPMARALQDRAESAEAAGRTVTAADCHLRASTYWRASLMHFGPPDDPRMAEHARRSYQHYDRYLELSGYPGEYLAIPYEGSSLPSYLYRSPVADPSAPLLIFFQGRDAWPEDTRWVYDGAIRRGIHCLAVQCPGQGLALRLNGLPFRPDWENVVTPIVDVAVGLDGVDADRIALMGLSFGGYLAPRAAAYEKRLKLCIADPGVLSWWASISAGLPPSLMEAYGEGPEVFNAAAAAIAEQSSTAGWFLRDSCWKHGVDTPYALMKEFEACDLTDVAKLIECETLVMDGVDERFSTGQAEQLYEALECPKELMLFGTESTAQLHCQNGATATAAEHLFDWLADRL; encoded by the coding sequence ATGACCACCGCCGTACCCTCCGTCAACCCGCTCTTCCCGGGCCAGCACTGGACCTCGCACCAGTTCATCGCCGACGAGGTGATGGACGACCAGTTCAAGCACCACCTCGGCATGATGCTCTTCGGCATGTCCGACCTCGGCGAATGCCTGGAGGTGGCCCGCTCCATCGCCGTCGACGACGAGGAGAGCTGGATCCAGGCCTGGACGCCGATGGCGCGGGCCCTGCAGGACCGCGCCGAGTCCGCCGAGGCCGCCGGCCGCACCGTCACCGCGGCCGACTGTCACCTGCGCGCGTCGACCTACTGGCGCGCCTCGCTCATGCACTTCGGCCCGCCCGACGACCCGCGGATGGCCGAGCACGCCCGCCGCAGCTACCAGCACTACGACCGCTACCTGGAGCTCAGCGGCTACCCGGGCGAGTACCTCGCCATCCCGTACGAGGGCTCGTCCCTGCCGTCCTACCTCTACCGCAGCCCGGTCGCGGACCCGTCGGCGCCGCTGCTGATCTTCTTCCAGGGCCGCGACGCCTGGCCCGAGGACACCCGGTGGGTGTACGACGGCGCGATCCGCCGCGGCATCCACTGCCTGGCCGTCCAGTGTCCCGGCCAGGGCCTGGCGCTGCGGCTCAACGGGCTGCCGTTCCGGCCCGACTGGGAGAACGTCGTGACGCCGATCGTCGACGTCGCGGTCGGCCTCGACGGCGTCGACGCGGACCGGATCGCGCTGATGGGCCTGAGCTTCGGCGGCTACCTGGCGCCGCGGGCAGCGGCGTACGAGAAGCGGCTGAAGCTCTGCATCGCCGACCCCGGCGTCCTCAGCTGGTGGGCCAGCATCAGCGCGGGCCTGCCCCCGTCGCTGATGGAGGCCTACGGCGAGGGCCCGGAGGTCTTCAACGCCGCCGCGGCGGCCATCGCGGAGCAGTCGTCGACGGCCGGCTGGTTCCTGCGCGACTCGTGCTGGAAGCACGGCGTCGACACGCCGTACGCGCTGATGAAGGAGTTCGAGGCCTGCGACCTCACCGACGTCGCCAAGCTCATCGAGTGCGAGACGCTCGTGATGGACGGCGTCGACGAACGCTTCTCCACCGGTCAGGCCGAGCAGCTCTACGAGGCGCTCGAGTGCCCCAAGGAGCTGATGCTCTTCGGCACCGAGTCGACCGCTCAACTGCACTGCCAGAACGGCGCCACCGCCACTGCTGCCGAGCACCTCTTCGACTGGCTGGCCGACCGCCTGTAG
- a CDS encoding ABC transporter substrate-binding protein has protein sequence MAGGCSGVVRSTDDDPAAAPTSSAPGVAESFDSRFTGTEAFCTADTGDHQPEEVEPGITADSVVLTNVRLRLEDLVEVGFAEDVGDTADQVETFVRIVNEECGGINGRLIELNTVEVAVPGFGATDPQVEAQQVCTQIAKDQHALGAFSFTGVGNPLAGCLTGPNDVIYVTTYDLGAQDFDAADGMLFSVNHSPADILTYAARELAGELEGRPIGVVYTDTEPNPQVVQEGLVAELERLGLDVARVDAIGCDAGNCTDGLIESVQGMRADGVEVVFPLLDTITMPTYLGEMVTQGFQPGDVEFVNTSFQAQDSELVTGKIVQFAGEAAAALYNGATIVSGSRAGEHRLDDFVPDPFVEMCNSVYAEYSDVIDAPYDLLDDADNLRASNVASSCSGIRLFARAIEAAGANPTRQDVAAVLAGFGDFDHGESLPASFGPGKPTGPDAIVIERFHYPCPAEFGSASPHCIVPETDFLPLPADD, from the coding sequence GTGGCCGGCGGCTGTTCGGGCGTCGTCCGCAGCACCGACGACGACCCCGCCGCCGCACCGACCTCGTCGGCGCCGGGCGTCGCCGAGTCGTTCGACAGCCGGTTCACCGGCACTGAGGCGTTCTGCACCGCGGACACCGGCGACCACCAGCCGGAGGAGGTCGAGCCGGGCATCACCGCCGACTCGGTGGTCCTGACGAACGTGCGGCTGCGGCTGGAGGACCTCGTGGAGGTCGGCTTCGCCGAGGACGTCGGCGACACCGCCGACCAGGTCGAGACGTTCGTGCGCATCGTCAACGAGGAGTGCGGCGGCATCAACGGGCGCCTGATCGAGCTGAACACCGTCGAGGTCGCGGTGCCCGGGTTCGGCGCCACCGATCCGCAGGTCGAGGCCCAGCAGGTGTGCACGCAGATCGCGAAGGACCAGCACGCCCTCGGCGCCTTCTCCTTCACCGGGGTCGGGAACCCGCTGGCCGGGTGCCTCACCGGGCCCAACGACGTCATCTACGTGACGACGTACGACCTCGGCGCGCAGGACTTCGACGCCGCCGACGGCATGCTGTTCTCGGTCAACCACTCGCCGGCCGACATCCTCACCTACGCCGCGAGGGAGCTGGCCGGCGAGCTCGAGGGCCGGCCGATCGGCGTCGTCTACACCGACACCGAACCGAACCCGCAGGTCGTCCAGGAAGGCCTGGTCGCCGAGCTGGAACGGCTCGGCCTCGACGTCGCCCGCGTCGACGCCATCGGCTGCGACGCCGGCAACTGCACCGACGGCCTGATCGAGTCGGTGCAGGGCATGCGCGCCGACGGCGTCGAGGTGGTGTTCCCGCTGCTCGACACCATCACCATGCCCACGTACCTGGGCGAGATGGTCACGCAGGGCTTCCAGCCCGGCGACGTCGAGTTCGTGAACACCAGCTTCCAGGCCCAGGACAGCGAGCTGGTCACCGGCAAGATCGTCCAGTTCGCCGGCGAGGCCGCGGCCGCGCTCTACAACGGCGCCACGATCGTCTCGGGCAGCCGGGCCGGCGAGCACCGCCTCGACGACTTCGTCCCCGACCCGTTCGTCGAGATGTGCAACAGCGTCTACGCCGAGTACAGCGACGTGATCGACGCGCCGTACGACCTGCTCGACGACGCCGACAACCTGCGGGCGAGCAACGTGGCCTCCAGCTGTTCGGGGATCCGGCTGTTCGCCCGGGCGATCGAGGCGGCCGGTGCGAACCCGACCCGGCAGGACGTCGCGGCCGTCCTGGCCGGCTTCGGCGACTTCGACCACGGCGAGTCGCTGCCGGCGAGCTTCGGCCCCGGCAAACCGACCGGCCCCGACGCGATCGTGATCGAGCGGTTCCACTATCCGTGCCCGGCGGAGTTCGGCAGCGCCTCACCGCACTGCATCGTGCCCGAGACCGACTTCCTCCCGCTGCCGGCCGATGACTGA